One stretch of Epinephelus lanceolatus isolate andai-2023 chromosome 15, ASM4190304v1, whole genome shotgun sequence DNA includes these proteins:
- the LOC144466954 gene encoding interferon-inducible GTPase 5-like: MANPFDYEPIEEIKEELLTNGHASAAAKIQEYLDQQDNIPLNIGITGESGSGKSTFVNAFRGIDNRDERAAPTGPVETTSEATPYPHPNYPNVTLWDLPGIGTPNFSASNYLEHVEFEKFDFFIIISADRFRENDVKLAQEIQRMQKKFYFVRSKIDHNLRDEEDSQRDFNAERTLKQIRDNCIQGLEKQGFKSPQVFLVSSRHLHLYDFHLLEETLERELPAHKKNTLLLAMPNISHGIISKKKEALQAEIKYHALKSVLIAAAPVPELSFATDIAMLVATINEYKVTFEIDSESLQSLARSARVPVDDLRAVMTSQLAANEVNTDAVKTLCADDTALTVARGASTYIPLFGIPAAMIASFISTYKALYTSLDMLAEDAQRVFAKALGLDTSV; this comes from the exons ATGGCTAATCCATTTGATTATGAACCAATAGAAGAAATTAAAGAGGAGCTGCTAACCAATGGACATGCCTCAGCAGCTGCAAAGATCCAGGAGTATTTGGATCAGCAGGATAATATTCCACTAAATATTGGCATCACAGGAGAGTCTGGCTCTGGTAAATCCACCTTTGTTAATGCCTTCAGAGGCATAGACAACAGGGATGAGAGAGCCGCCCCTACTGGTCCTGTAGAAACCACCTCAGAGGCTACACCATACCCCCATCCCAACTATCCCAATGTCACACTGTGGGATCTTCCTGGTATTGGCACTCCCAACTTTTCAGCTAGCAACTACCTGGAGCATGTTGAATTTGAAAAGTTTgacttcttcatcatcatctcagcTGATCGCTTCAGAGAAAATGATGTGAAGCTCGCTCAGGAGATTCAGAGGATGCAGAAAAAGTTCTACTTTGTTCGCTCAAAGATTGACCATAACTTACGTGATGAGGAAGACAGTCAGAGGGACTTCAACGCAGAAAGGACTCTTAAACAAATCAGGGACAACTGCATTCAAG GTCTTGAAAAACAAGGCTTCAAGTCACCTCAAGTCTTCCTGGTGTCCAGCCGTCATCTCCACCTCTATGATTTCCATCTGTTAGAGGAGACCCTCGAGAGAGAACTTCCTGCACACAAGAAGAACACTCTGCTGTTGGCCATGCCTAATATCAGTCATGGTATCATCAGCAAGAAGAAAGAGGCTTTACAGGCAGAAATAAAGTACCATGCCCTTAAGTCTGTACTCATAGCGGCTGCACCAGTTCCTGAGCTCTCTTTTGCCACTGATATAGCCATGTTGGTTGCTACCATCAATGAGTACAAAGTTACTTTTGAGATTGATAGCGAGTCACTGCAGAGTCTTGCTCGTAGTGCACGCGTGCCTGTGGATGATCTTAGagcagtgatgacatcacaactgGCTGCAAATGAAGTAAACACAGATGCTGTTAAGACACTTTGTGCTGATGACACTGCATTAACTGTAGCAAGGGGCGCATCTACATATATTCCATTATTTGGAATCCCAGCAGCAATGATTGCGTCTTTTATCTCCACCTACAAAGCTCTTTATACGTCCCTGGACATGCTTGCTGAGGATGCACAAAGGGTATTTGCAAAGGCCCTGGGTTTAGACACCTCAGTGTGA